Proteins found in one Plasmodium gaboni strain SY75 chromosome 13, whole genome shotgun sequence genomic segment:
- a CDS encoding hypothetical protein (conserved Plasmodium protein, unknown function) yields MYELNEEKLERISNKDLIRKIIELQYCVINLSDSMEILKSKNKLLDEENEYLQKNIENIVNDVKNESTNYLNKTNRNKNDHNKNYNVDIINDECKNNNNNNNCADHNVKENNSNIYTHNIMPDEHINENICLISNKKKNIITTEHTIINNTDNIEKTNVNVQENINKNYQNDNHKKNYKHINKDTTQHNHYNFPTKNNSNNIYKNSYIYDKEIIEQNNIPTQTIQQKNANNNVKNNILNTLKDTTTKSNIYNLIMETDKLNSIFNMATNVLNNSFFNLSKEHHYKKNNNHHTHHNYKNINYKQSYQKKTNHKKLINLINPKNNHMNNDKYKMDEQKNYINQDNKIDKREDDDKNIRNDDITREGIKEKDEEIIKEEIKEKDKEIIIDQIKEKDEEFIIDQIKEKDEKIIIDQIKEKDEEIIKEEVKEKDNNIIKEEIKKEDNNIIKEQMKEKDKEIIKDEINNKDNSITKN; encoded by the coding sequence atgtatgAATTAAACGAAGAAAAGTTGGAAAGGATATCCAACAAAGATTTAATTCGAAAAATAATAGAGTTACAATATTGTGTTATCAATTTATCAGATAGTATggaaatattaaaaagcaaaaataaattattagatgaagaaaatgaatatttacaaaaaaatattgaaaatattgTAAATGATGTTAAAAATGAATCAACAAATTATTTGAACAAGACAAAcagaaataaaaatgatcataataaaaattataatgtggatataataaatgacgaatgtaaaaataataataataataataattgtgCAGATCATAATGTGAAGgaaaataattcaaatatatatacacataatattatgcccgatgaacatataaatgaaaatatttgtttaatctcaaataaaaaaaaaaatattataacaaCTGAACATActattataaataatacagATAATATCGAAAAAACAAATGTTAACGTGCAAGAGAATATTAATAAGAATTATCAAAATGATAATcataaaaagaattataaacatataaataaagatacTACACAACataatcattataatttccccacaaaaaataatagtaataatatttataaaaattcatatatatatgataaagaaattatagaacaaaataatataccTACACAAACTATTCAACAAAAAAATGCAAACAATAatgttaaaaataatatcttAAATACTTTAAAAGATACTACAACcaaaagtaatatatacaatttaATTATGGAAACAGATAAATTAAATTCCATATTTAATATGGCTACTAATGTTTTAAATAActctttttttaatctATCAAAAGAACATCATTacaagaaaaataataatcatcACACAcatcataattataaaaatataaattacaAACAATCTTATCAAAAGAAAACCaatcataaaaaattaatcaatttaataaatccaaaaaataatcatatgaataatgataaatataaaatggatgaacaaaaaaattatataaaccaggataataaaattgatAAAAGAGAAGATGATGACAAAAATATTAGGAACGATGATATTACAAGAGAGGGAATAAAAGAGAAAGATGAGGAAATTATCAAAGAGGAAATAAAAGAGAAAGATAAGGAAATTATCATAGATCAAATAAAAGAGAAAGATGAGGAATTTATCATAGATCAAATAAAAGAGAAAGATGAGAAAATTATCATAGATCAAATAAAAGAGAAAGATGAGGAAATTATCAAAGAGGAAGTAAAAGAGAAAGACAACAACattataaaagaagaaattaaaaaggaAGACAACAACATTATAAAAGAGcaaatgaaagaaaaagataaGGAAATTATCAAAGATGAAATAAACAATAAAGACAACAGCATTACAAAAAACTAA
- a CDS encoding putative mRNA-decapping enzyme 2, producing MANNKLQKNLGNKLPNNSKGTKLFSAQRIKQLAKDKKLLDDALLDCYGRFIALLPEFLLKDHVHLYFQIQEAYWWYDDMWQDKYPDKLPKLSLKTFGYLICDDCPILKKYVPPSAHEQFSLNWRRYCRTIPLRGAILLNHDLKKCLLVKGWSTDSWSFPRGKVDELEEDSVCACREIYEEIGIDIFPYIDEQVYIETHIEDQPIKLFVIPGIREDTKFQPKTRKEIGDIRWFDIDKLSEYKDSKRRKESFFDNKKERINYMFVCPFIPNLIKWINVLKLSIKGNDSKKNTYVTGNSILSYKYQITGIDSNIIKKLQNADMEVKDMYKSNYYFFKSDDDYYYDEEVDSFSNRDSYTDIMNVNSMNNDMMKRYNIYDKRYLTMNMSNDSINNNNNNNMYKNEEGVNISYGNIYNNLVPNVFNIDNKKKDHLIDKCNEDNMNDHILNGMNHHNNMKQSNNHNNYYHNNNNNNSSCNKDGKKVINNMLVKGNLNHNNNNNNNNNNNNNNNINNNNYYYYNYNNKYYYNNKNMYYPNYNINYANNYNMYYNRVYHSYFYKNSDQDFYQKMYRNPMKKIGVGHLSALRLKEVGLRSFDDQYIEKRKNFQMRVYGNNKNKILYNAKNDIYGNHRKMMKNAYRSVDDSSVYYKSSRNTNLDACNDKTFGQNHMNGWSAEDMFKLNEQKFGIHSTYNIDNYTTPLNCNDEKKGSRYLKETLKSVNLKNGSSNAMNGLMSSTSDKSSVNKEIQYFLNNTKNILSKKNMNSSKENVDMGVTKILNNNNNIKKNDNISEMKKVSKVVDGKQNVKVGKEEGDHIKPVKKKDILDINKNNNNINSNNNNNNNNNNSNNGNVHVDDRNKVLVKKKKSVGEMSKGIEKNDSCYSLQGDIRHNNKSNIKNNNKNMKSMMDTNICDNNNIDGKNKNINSTNITVSNICEDKNIVKKLSVTSKKNVKDSIDLFNFDDSDCYDEGNDKCASSINEEDDINVNTLTGKILMGLIKGSSSLNDDEEENTRKMNKPINDDHNKKDTLNNNLGQNKNEMHIRNEVYKDNHKKKESKKLHMEKRNSKRNDKINNDDNKTVKDKMKRKNKTTGDSKMSENFNESEIMEKLSKHLNSYNPFE from the coding sequence ATGGCTAATAATAAATTGCAGAAGAATTTAGGTAATAAATTGCCCAATAATTCAAAGGGCACGAAACTATTTAGTGCTCAAAGAATTAAGCAGCTAGCCAAAGATAAGAAATTATTAGATGATGCTTTATTAGATTGTTATGGAAGGTTTATCGCATTATTACCCGAgtttttattaaaagatcatgtgcatttatattttcaaattCAAGAAGCTTATTGGTGGTATGATGATATGTGGCAGGATAAATATCCAGATAAATTGCCAAAGTTGAGTTTAAAAACATTTGGTTATTTAATATGTGACGATTGTCCaattttaaagaaatatgTACCTCCATCTGCTCATGAGcaattttctttaaattgGAGAAGATACTGTAGAACGATACCATTGAGAGGTGCTATTCTTTTAAATCatgatttaaaaaagtGTTTATTAGTAAAAGGATGGAGCACAGATAGTTGGTCTTTTCCAAGAGGAAAAGTAGATGAATTAGAAGAAGATTCTGTGTGTGCTTGTCGAGAGATTTACGAAGAAATTGGTATCGATATATTTCCTTATATTGATGAGCAAGTATATATAGAAACTCATATTGAAGATCAACcaataaaattatttgtaaTTCCAGGTATAAGAGAAGATACAAAATTTCAGCCTAAGACAAGAAAAGAAATTGGTGACATTCGTTGGTTCGATATAGATAAGTTATCAGAATATAAAGATTCCAAAAGAAGGAAGGAATcattttttgataataaaaaggagcgtataaattatatgtttgtATGTCCATTTATTCCGAATTTGATTAAATGGATTaatgttttaaaattatcaaTTAAAGGAAATGATTCAAAGAAAAATACCTACGTTACTGGAAATAGTATATTATCTTATAAATATCAAATAACTGGTATTGACTctaatattattaagaAATTACAAAATGCGGATATGGAAGTAAAGGATATGTATAAATcgaattattatttttttaaaagtgatgatgattattattatgatgaaGAAGTTGATTCTTTTTCTAACAGAGATTCTTACACGGATATTATGAATGTGAACAGTATGAATAATGACATGATGAAGAggtataatatatatgataagAGATATTTAACTATGAATATGAGTAATGATAGtatcaataataataataataataatatgtataaaaatgaGGAGGGTGTAAATATATCTTATGGTAATATTTACAATAATTTAGTTCCTAATGTTTTTAATATAGACAACAAGAAAAAGGATCACTTAATTGATAAGTGTAATGAggataatatgaatgatcATATATTGAATGGTATGaatcatcataataatatgaaacagagtaataatcataataattattatcataataataataataataacagTAGTTGTAATAAAGATGGTAAGAAGgttataaataatatgcTTGTGAAAGGAAACCTGAACcacaacaacaataataataataacaataataataataataataataatataaataataataattattattattacaattataataacaaatattattataacaataaaaatatgtacTACCCcaattataatataaattacGCGAATAActataatatgtattataataGAGTATATCATAGCtacttttataaaaatagtGATCAAGACTTTTATCAGAAGATGTATAGGAACCCtatgaaaaaaataggAGTGGGACATCTATCAGCTTTGAGATTAAAGGAGGTAGGTTTAAGAAGTTTTGACGATCAATATATTGAGAAGAGGAAAAATTTTCAGATGAGAGTATATggaaataataagaataaaatattatataatgcaaagaatgatatatatggaAATCATAGAAAGATGATGAAAAATGCTTATCGTTCAGTGGACGACTCCTCTGTATATTATAAGTCATCAAGAAATACGAATCTAGACGCATGTAATGATAAAACATTTGGGCAAAATCACATGAACGGTTGGAGTGCCGAGGATATGTTTAAGTTGAATGAACAGAAGTTTGGAATACATTcaacatataatatagataattATACAACTCCTTTAAATTGTAATGATGAGAAAAAGGGTAGTAGATATTTGAAAGAGACTTTAAAAAGTGTAAATCTGAAAAATGGTTCTTCTAATGCTATGAATGGTCTTATGTCTTCCACATCTGATAAGAGTTCAgtaaataaagaaattcaatattttttaaataacacgaaaaatatattatcaaagaaaaatatgaatagtTCCAAGGAGAATGTTGATATGGGTGTAActaaaattttaaataataataataatattaaaaaaaatgataatattagTGAGATGAAAAAGGTGTCCAAAGTTGTCGATGGCAAACAAAATGTAAAGGTCGGAAAAGAAGAGGGTGATCATATCAAGCCTGTAAAGAAGAAAGATATTTTGGATATCAATAAAAACAACAACAACATCAAcagtaataataataataataataataataataacagTAATAATGGTAATGTTCATGTGGATGATAGAAACAAAGTATTagtaaagaaaaaaaaaagtgtAGGAGAGATGTCAAAAGGGATAGAGAAGAATGATTCTTGTTATTCCCTTCAGGGTGATATACGCCATAATAATAAGAGcaatataaagaataataataaaaatatgaaaagTATGATGGATACAAATATatgtgataataataatatagatggtaaaaataaaaatataaatagtaCTAATATTACTGTATCAAATATTTGtgaagataaaaatattgtgAAAAAATTAAGTGTAACtagtaaaaaaaatgttaagGACTCAATTGACTTATTCAATTTTGATGATTCAGATTGTTACGATGAAGGGAATGATAAGTGTGCGTCATCTATAAATGAGGAAGACgatataaatgtaaatacTTTGACAGGAAAGATATTGATGGGTTTAATTAAAGGAAGTAGTAGTTTAAATGATGATGAGGAAGAAAATACAAGAAAGATGAATAAACCTATAAATGATGATCATAATAAGAAAGATACCttgaataataatttgggtcaaaataaaaatgaaatgCATATTAGAAATGAAGTATATAAGGataatcataaaaaaaaagaaagtaaaaaattacatatgGAAAAAAGGAATAGCAAAAGGaatgataaaattaataatgatgataataaaacTGTTAAGGACAAAATGaagagaaaaaataaaacaacTGGTGATAGTAAAATGTCGGAAAATTTTAATGAATCGGAAATTATGGAAAAGTTATCAAAGCATTTGAATAGTTATAACCCATTCGAATGA
- a CDS encoding hypothetical protein (conserved Plasmodium protein, unknown function) — translation MTFFSWVKKDESEIEEKLKKKLDEGSIKYSDIKSIEKDLESFRCLNFDNLNYHGDKCVLAREFIIIYMSTYKKHIEQCKIENIEIIIKTIKRTILSVNNLICNINEQILKCFSMIRNLYNDIIKFKNVYINDYCLFSIIEGILNILNDDKMHESKSSIWGISALLSLIITNYKKAYFIYKGLISYKCIYTIPLFINNTTDMNTPNNKIHSYILKENDEFIGSNYSRIVAYVKLHLSIFILLNDTREIWMYLSELLNSAYRRKTYIYFSLIYAALDTTFYYSKVTFKIFFEKLLNVLKNNIMPALEQELINKPPPTDMQKIVDYYVKKLKVEFLNDINPSLPEGVVVIPDERILFLGIGP, via the coding sequence atgACATTTTTTTCGTGGGTAAAAAAAGACGAGAGCGAGATCGAAgagaaattaaaaaaaaaacttgATGAGGGTAGCATAAAATATTCagatataaaaagtatTGAGAAAGATTTAGAATCGTTTCGGTGTTTAAATTTTGAcaatttaaattatcatGGAGACAAATGTGTATTAGCTCGAGAgtttataataatatatatgtcaacttataaaaaacatatagAACAATGCAAAATAGAGAATATcgaaataataataaaaactATAAAAAGAACAATTTTGAGtgtaaataatttaatatgtaatattaatgaaCAAATATTGAAATGTTTTAGCATGATAagaaatttatataatgacataataaaatttaaaaatgtatatataaatgattattgtttattttctattattGAAGGgatattaaatatattaaatgatgataaGATGCATGAATCTAAATCATCTATATGGGGTATATCTGctttattatcattaataataacaaattataaaaaagcatattttatctataaaggattaatatcatataaatgtatatatactattcctttatttataaataatactACAGATATGAATACACCCAATAATAAAATTCATTCTTATATTcttaaagaaaatgatgaatTTATTGGAAGTAATTATTCTAGAATTGTAGCATATGTCAAATTACATCtatctatatttatattattaaatgatacAAGAGAAATATGGATGTATTTATCAGAACTACTAAATAGTGCATATAGAAGAAAAACATATATCTATTTCTCTTTGATATATGCAGCACTTGATACtactttttattattcaaaagttacttttaaaatattttttgagaaattattaaatgttcttaaaaataatattatgcCAGCCTTAGAACAAGAATTAATAAACAAACCACCACCAACAGATATGCAAAAAATTGTAGATTATTATGTTAAAAAATTGAAGGTCGAATTTTTGAATGATATCAACCCCTCTCTTCCAGAGGGTGTTGTTGTAATACCTGATGAAAGAATATTGTTTTTAGGAATAGGCCCATGA
- a CDS encoding putative 60S ribosomal protein L24 — MSSIKTTVKTEACSFSEYRIYPGRGQKYIARDGKVYFYLSSKFASLALQKKKAAKLRWTQTWRRNNKKTKVETTQRRRYKKTIKIQKAVCGLTVEDIRNRKAYVQSIEAKNKAKFGTKEKEDKKKSKDDKKKNLAQFQQKKDFTKSKFLNMAKSKMHKMMKK, encoded by the exons atgtcATCAATTAAAACTACTGTAAAAACTGAAGCCTGTTCATTTAGTGAATACAGAATATATCCAGGAAGAGGTCAGAAATATATAGCAAGAGATGGAAAggtttatttttatttatcttCTAAATTTGCTTCCTTAGCCttacaaaaaaagaaagcAGCTAAACTGAGATGGACACaa ACCTGGagaagaaataataaaaaaaccAAAGTTGAAACAACTCAAAGAAGGAGATACAAGAAAACtataaaaattcaaaaGGCTGTATGTGGTTTGACTGTTGAAGATATAAGAAATAGAAAAGCCTACGTCCAAAGCATAGAAGCTAAA AACAAGGCAAAATTTGGAACAAAGGAAAAAGAAGATAAGAAAAAATCAAAAGACgacaagaaaaaaaatcttGCACAATTTCAACAGAAAAAAGATTTTACAAAGTCgaaatttttaaatatggCTAAATCAAAAATGCAtaaaatgatgaaaaaataa
- a CDS encoding putative protein phosphatase 2c-like protein (part of same gene as PGSY75_1309200B~gap found within coding sequence) has translation MGNCASVINYSKFKIKKKEKKNSIDDTHSQKNKYRDAINKYAQENNARGECENYCDEFYSRRNNNTNIKLNKGMKSSQKNNALRNTDHSNCDNSNISSDQNEINMNDGVSINNMKKNNLDNINNIDDDELYVKEKKEESAFDKWKKKKKKKNSEQVSGELAKNNTNDHVNYENEKREYSTNNMNKLNNMNNNNNCNNSSIIYDNNVSNNYKYYNNSCNLCNDDEKCVHKMKGLNCTYDEDDERRKCSDENINKLLIKNDEDSVEYSIEDMNDDYENGNNNNNNNIINNGSTIINNNIMVKKNKHENLLSIKYSNMILNDIRDVDIIVVFLFSLFLYFNANNIVDMLDRNKKDRYFLINSLNINHDVIKFPTFPKEIVESFLKNDFSLLKKYIKNKCNKLKKKYKNMYLKKYPENKQEEKLSKKKNIKYELKKKKKKEKCSFSTIVESVERDELIYRDITEIDCDKNLPDLKINFIVMGAYCFYQKDMKPFQDKNTFFYKSPSYICDSEISVACKKGKKVDFPNQDDFTIIQTNDWILIMVFDGHGPSGHDISNFVHVVLPLLFSYNIEKIYENPVRTMKTLFYMINCYLVNYSYCINNNINPININFIDYNLSGTTCTIILYNFITKKIYSAHTGDSRAVMGKQNPHTNKFSAYNITEDHKPSLKLEKDRILAFGGEVKKLHGDVAYRVFVKDEMYPGLAMSRAIGDITSSFIGVTCEPTIKILDKLEEDKFIIVATDGIWEFISSEECVQMVSKKKKKKVHIAM, from the coding sequence atggGCAATTGCGCTTCCGTCATAAATTATTCCAAGTTTaagattaaaaaaaaagaaaaaaaaaacagcATTGATGATACACATTCTCAAAAGAATAAATACAGAGATGccataaataaatatgcTCAAGAAAATAATGCAAGAGGAGAATGTGAAAATTATTGTGATGAATTTTATTCAAGAAGAAACAATAACACgaatattaaattaaataaaggAATGAAATCTTCTCAAAAGAATAATGCATTAAGAAATACGGATCATTCCAATTGCgataatagtaatatatcATCTGATCAAAATGAGattaatatgaatgatgGTGTTTccataaataatatgaaaaaaaataatttagataatataaataatattgatgatgatgaattatatgttaaagaaaaaaaagaagaaagTGCATTTGataaatggaaaaaaaaaaaaaaaaaaaaaaattctgAACAAGTCAGTGGTGAGCTAGCTAAAAATAATACGAATGATCATgtaaattatgaaaatgaaaaaaggGAATATAGCACcaataatatgaataaattgaataatatgaataataataacaattgtaataatagttctattatatatgacAATAACGTTTCCAATAATTACAAATACTACAATAATAGTTGTAATCTTTGCaatgatgatgaaaaatGTGTGCATAAGATGAAAGGATTAAATTGCACGtatgatgaagatgatgaaagaagaaaatgctcagatgaaaatataaataaattattaataaaaaatgatgagGATAGTGTTGAGTATAGTATTGAGGATATGAATGATGATTATGAAAatggtaataataataataataataatattattaataatggaagtactattattaataataatattatggttaaaaagaataaacATGAGAATTTGTTAAGCATTAAATATAGTAATATGATATTAAACGATATTAGAGATGTGGATATAATCgttgtttttttatttagtttatttttatattttaatgcaaataatattgttgATATGTTAGATCGAAATAAAAAGGATcgatattttttaataaattctttaaatattaatcaTGATGTTATAAAGTTTCCAACATTTCCAAAAGAGATAGTAGAGagttttttaaaaaatgattttagtttattaaagaaatatataaaaaataaatgtaataaattaaaaaagaagtataagaatatgtatttaaaaaagtATCCAGAAAATAAACAAGAAGAGAAATTAagtaagaaaaaaaatatcaaatatgaattaaaaaaaaagaaaaaaaaagaaaaatgttCCTTTTCAACAATAGTAGAATCAGTTGAACGTGATGAATTAATTTATAGAGATATAACTGAAATAGATTGTGATAAAAATTTACCAgatttgaaaataaattttatagTTATGGGTGCATATTGTTTTTATCAAAAGGATATGAAACCATTTCAAGATAaaaatacttttttttataaatctccatcatatatatgtgattCAGAAATATCAGTAGCATgtaaaaaaggaaaaaaagTAGATTTTCCTAATCAAGATGATTTCACAATTATTCAAACAAATGATTGGATATTAATTATGGTTTTTGATGGACATGGTCCATCAGGTCATGATATAAGTAATTTTGTGCATGTAGTTCTtccattattattttcatataatattgaaaaaatttATGAAAATCCAGTACGTACTATGAAaactttattttatatgataaattGTTATTTGGTAAATTATTCTTAttgtattaataataatattaatccaataaatattaattttattgATTATAATTTAAGTGGAACCACTTGCACAATCattctttataattttattacaaaaaaaatatattctgCACATACAGGTGATAGTAGAGCAGTCATGGGCAAACAAAATCCTCACACCAACAAATTCTCAgcatataatataacagAAGATCATAAACCATCTTTAAAGTTAGAAAAAGATAGAATTCTTGCATTTGGAGGAGAAGTCAAAAAATTACATGGAGATGTAGCATATAGAGTTTTTGTCAAAGACGAAATGTATCCAGGACTAGCCATGAGTAGAGCAATCGGTGATATTACTTCTTCTTTTATAGGAGTTACATGTGAACCTACTATCAAAATATTAGATAAATTAGAAGAAgataaatttataattgtAGCTACAGATGGTATTTGGGAATTCATAAGTAGCGAGGAATGTGTGCAAATGgtttcaaaaaaaaaaaaaaaaaaagttcACATTGCAATG
- a CDS encoding putative protein phosphatase 2c-like protein (part of same gene as PGSY75_1309200A~gap found within coding sequence): MTLVILYF; this comes from the coding sequence ATGACCTTGgtaattttatatttttaa